The Leishmania donovani BPK282A1 complete genome, chromosome 9 genome includes a region encoding these proteins:
- a CDS encoding phospholipid:diacylglycerol acyltransferase, putative, with product MHIETSIDAMHRPPPVEVSPSNPRVSAARRYAPSVVGGQHHHRGQHKGLSASGQPKSRWMRLRSFMFGREEFVDFDNAFASPTDSAKVTDSQRRTARMIERLPLPSWMKHNLFDVVDFLTRRRVHLVVLILAVLMFVIAPEGVMEDVAGSFTVDEDARPGLTFFKKYNRGDTYLPRRHPVVIMPGFITGALEVWETSLPCARQKSFFSGFRQRMFGPQMIYLILSDPQCWLDMFSMNKKTGMDRDDTKVRADSGFASVDYFVPGYWVWAKVLINLADIGYDPQSMAVVTYDWRLSPGKAHERDGFFYQVRNSLRFLCQKNRKRAVVISHSYGATVALAFFRWAEQRESGFMDRHVAYYVNVGGVAMGVGKAASALLLGDARDTLNIQWAARKMFDTFISQEARYGLSRSWSCLVSMLPRGCEEAWPGLTVLPNGTALGTRGTAELIRGECQRSGHEDCVRQIDSFLETIDDLPSLPQAPNTTVACLYGVGLPAEAGYYLMWNPDEANIETPYVGNSSVFNNNTSHGVRMSDGDDTVPLMSLAYMCRAVNGWRRNVGRVVTREFNHSVSGASSLNLRGGKLSAKHVDILGNYEMLEIILKIASGIDEEGVEKPENDEFNYTNADTGETSTLQRRVHDRIYSDVDFIIRSNLRSCLRKKNKPIKPIESYEDDDEFAWSGTSKSSWQQR from the coding sequence ATGCATATCGAAACAAGCATCGACGCGATGCACCGCCCGCCGCCCGTGGAGGTGTCACCGTCGAACCCGAGGGTGTCTGCAGCACGACGGTACGCGCCTTCCGTCGTGGGTGGGCAACATCATCACCGCGGGCAGCACAAGGGGTTGTCTGCGAGCGGTCAGCCGAAGAGCCGCTGGATGCGCCTGCGCTCCTTCATGTTTGGCCGGGAGGAGTTCGTGGACTTCGACAACGCATTCGCGAGTCCGACTGACTCCGCAAAGGTTACCGACTCGCAGCGACGCACAGCACGGATGATCGAGCGTCTGCCGCTCCCCAGCTGGATGAAGCACAACCTCTTCGATGTAGTCGACTTTCTGACACGCAGGCGGGTGCATCTTGTCGTGCTCATTCTCGCAGTGCTCATGTTTGTGATTGCGCCAGAAGGTGTGATGGAGGACGTCGCCGGCTCCTTCACGGTCGATGAGGACGCGCGACCGGGGCTCACCTTCTTCAAGAAGTACAACAGGGGTGACACATActtgccgcggcggcaccccGTCGTCATCATGCCGGGCTTCATCACCGGCGCGCTGGAGGTGTGGGAAAcctcgctgccgtgtgcGCGGCAGAAGTCCTTCTTTTCGGGGTTCCGGCAGCGCATGTTTGGACCGCAGATGATCTACCTCATCCTGTCCGACCCGCAGTGCTGGCTGGACATGTTCAGCATGAACAAGAAAACCGGGATGGACCGCGACGACACGAAGGTGCGCGCCGACTCTGGCTTCGCCTCGGTGGACTACTTCGTCCCTGGCTACTGGGTGTGGGCGAAGGTGCTCATCAACCTCGCGGACATCGGTTACGACCCGCAGAGCATGGCAGTCGTGACATACGACTGGCGCCTCTCCCCTGGTAAGGCGCACGAGCGCGACGGGTTCTTTTACCAGGTGCGCAACAGCCTGCGCTTTCTGTGCCAGAAGAACCGGAAGCGGGCGGTGGTCATTTCGCACAGCTACGGCGCGACCGTCGCCCTGGCCTTCTTCCGGTGggcagagcagcgcgagagcgGCTTTATGGACCGCCACGTCGCCTACTACGTGAACGTAGGCGGCGTTGCAATGGGCGTTGGCAAGGCTGcctcagcgctgctgctcggcgacgcAAGAGACACGCTCAACATTCAGTGGGCGGCCAGGAAGATGTTCGACACCTTTATCAGCCAGGAGGCCCGCTATGGCTTGTCGCGGTCGTGGAGCTGCCTGGtgtcgatgctgccgcgcggTTGCGAGGAGGCGTGGCCGGGGCTCACGGTGCTGCCTAACGGCACCGCTCTCGGCACTCGCGGCACGGCGGAACTAATCCGCGGTGAATGCCAGCGCTCCGGTCACGAGGACTGCGTTCGTCAGATCGACTCCTTCTTGGAGACTATCGACGACttgccctcgctgccgcaggcaCCAAACACAACGGTGGCGTGCCTGTACGGCGTCGGCTTGCCAGCGGAGGCAGGCTACTATCTCATGTGGAACCCAGACGAGGCGAACATCGAAACCCCGTACGTAGGCAACAGCTCCGTATTTAACAACAACACTTCACATGGCGTGCGCATGTCGGATGGCGATGATACGGTGCCGCTCATGTCGCTCGCGTACATGTGTCGCGCCGTGAACGGGTGGAGACGCAATGTGGGCCGCGTCGTGACGCGGGAATTCAACCACAGCGTCAGTGGTGCCTCGTCCTTGAACCTGCGCGGTGGTAAACTGAGTGCCAAGCATGTCGACATTCTTGGCAACTACGAGATGCTCGAGATAATCTTGAAGATCGCCAGCGGCATCGACGAGGAGGGTGTCGAGAAGCCTGAGAACGACGAGTTCAACTACACAAACGCGGACACCGGCGAGACCTCtacgctgcagcgccgtgtGCACGACCGCATCTACTCCGACGTGGACTTCATTATACGTAGCAACCTGCGCAGCTGCCTGCGCAAGAAGAACAAGCCGATCAAACCTATAGAGAGCTACGAGGATGATGACGAATTTGCGTGGAGTGGCACTTCCAAGTCGTCGTGGCAACAACGGTAG